Within Primulina tabacum isolate GXHZ01 chromosome 5, ASM2559414v2, whole genome shotgun sequence, the genomic segment CCGGGTTAGTGGCATTTTCACTGTATTTGAGGCTTTAGATTCAAAATTAGCCTCTAATTTCTCCTGGTTTAGAATTAATGATTAGTGAAACCCTACCCCCCACCCACAAGCATTTTTTGCCTTCAAAATTGTGTCATTCTCAATTCTTGCTTGATCGTTCTGTTCAATTGGTTTATTTCTTTCAATATAATTGAAATTGCCTGATATAATTGAAATTGcctgtatcttattttcatggaCTTTCAAGTGGAATTTGATGTAAAAATCACCGTCTCTTCagaagaattatagaaatgtTGGTTTTGTTTTTTGGTCTCAAATGTTTCGAGAAATTATTTTATGGGTATTGTGTCAAAGAATGCAATATAAGATGGGTTGTATTTTTTGGAAAATACATCTTTTTGTGTTTTGTTTTGGTTTTTGCGAATGTCATATCAGGTAACCCGTCGGTTCAATGATGTCGTGTGGTAAATTTAGTTACCGGTACACCAatgtttagaattttaaatcTAAAGTAGTGAGCGAAAATATAGTACTACGATATATTACTTATGGGAAATGGTGAAATGTTGATTTAAAAGAATGATTATGTTGGGAGATGGAAATATTTTTCCAAGAGATTGACAGATTGTGTTAAGGAAAATATGATGGATGGTTGTTTTTATATTTTCGGTTTGGGGGGGGTGGGGGGGATAGAGGCATTTTTAAAGAAGTAACCAAGCATTGCCGTCTCTGTTAATTTTTTGCTTGTGGGTTTAGTCATTGAGTTCGTGAAAAACTAAAATTATCTGGTTCTAGCAACGGGTATTGTCTGGTGGCAGCCTACATTTTCTGTTTTGTTATCATACTTTATCATGCAAGTAAACACTCATGAAATTAATAAAACATCCCCATAGACATATGGTAGGCATTAGAATTGCTTTAGTTTACAAGTTCCAGGTTTTGTAATGATATAATCAAGTGTTGCAGGCattgaagaaaaaagaaaaatgtcatattatgaGGTTGGTCAGGTGGAATATATGGTGGATGATGGTGATGTCACCGATTCTGTAGATACAATTGATGAGGAATATTATCCAGCTGAAGATGCAAATCTTGATGAGTATGATATGGTTAGTGGATGTTCAAAGCATTTCTTGAGATATTTTTCACCTTTTAGTAATATTATGTTAttacaaattaaaaataaaatgtaccCACGTTAGGTAGTGTTTGGAAAGCGGATACTCTTATGTTTGTATATGCGTAAAATATTTTACCTTGTATATGCATGTGCATTTAACGTGGGTAATGTGGTGTTAATTATAAGTTTGTTCAATTTGATTGTAATTGTTTTTGAGCAGCTAATGAAGGTGACTGATACATCGGCCGCACAAGCAAGAAACGGAAAAGATATACAGGGTATTCCATGGGATAGGTTGAATATTAAAAGGGAAAGTTACAGGCTGACAAGGCTTGAACAGTATAagaattatgagaatttatctTCATCTGGTGACTCTGTTGATAAGGTTGGAATTTTGAACAATTCTCATGTTTTTTGTTATCTCTTCAAATACAATCATATAAATTCGATACAGGTTCTTTGTGTGATTCCTTTGTCGAATCTTTGAAGGGATATAGACTGACAGAGAAAGGAGACAAATACTTTGATTTCTTTCATAATACAAGATTAGTAAAGCCTACAATCCTTCATTTTCAGGtgtgttatttttgttttcaagACTTGCCATCAATTTTCACATGCATTTAATTAtggttttaatttttatgtgaTTATCTTTATATTTTGTCTTGGAATGGGAATTTAGCCATTTATATATTGTCAATTTTGAGGAATCAACAGAACTTGGaaactttttttttataagagCTGCATTGCTGGTTTTGGCTTGTGCAACATGAAGTCATCACGGACAACATACTTGAAATTAATTTGCCTTTTAATCATACCAGGAGTTAGATTGAATTTGATGATCCAATGTATTTTACTTTTAAGGTGGTGGATCCAACCTTAAAACTAAACTGAAGCCTGAATGTGATCATGAGATAGTATGTGGCGACCATCGTGGAATTACTTGGTGGTTTGAATTTTCAATCCAATGGCGGAGTCAATAGTTCTTTTGTTGGCATTTGGTGATTCTATGGCCAGTGGAGCTATTGATTTCATAGAaccttcttttcttttttgtCTAATAGCACACTGAATTGGCGAGTATGACTAATGATAAGAACTCAATATCCAAACATATTTGTGTGCGTAAATAATAATGAAAAACATATTCTCATCTTTGATCTTCACTGTTATAGCTTTCATACTACCTCAAGAATGAAATTTTGGATTCAATCGCATTATTGGACCTTGTGCTCATGTATTTGTTTTTTGAATTTGTGCTTTATTCCCATCTGCGCAAGAGTGAAATGATTGTATACTACCTGAGTTCTTTTTTGTTTTCCTCTTGCCTTTTTTCCCTTGCTCCACAATCTGacttgttttgaattatttgggTTCTTATCAAAGATTCATTTTGATTGATTTCgtgaataataaatattttgtatttatcTAGTTATTTTGTTCTTTACTCCTAACCTATGAAATTGTGCTTTATTCTATCTTTGCATCAATTTGATAATTCATACCActtgatttgtttttaattttttatctgtttatttaatttctgTGTTCTTACTTTTCAAACAAGACTTATAAGTCTTATATCTGGTTGGTTGTGGGTGTTTTCTTGTATATTTGGAAGTGTATTACCTGTATTTTCTTTTACTTGCTTTAGTGGAtactttttcaaattttctagttGCTTTTGCGTTGCTTTTAATTGTAGGAAACCCTGTTTAACATaatattgcaaaaaaaaaaataaaaatttcttgaaTAGGCGTATTTCTTTACTTTGTCTTGCCCTGCATTATTAAATCAGTATACCACAACTGCTGATATGTTGAATGTTACGTGCAGCTAAGGAATTTGGTATGGGCTACGTCAAAACATGATGTATATCTTATTTCAAATTATTCGATTATGCATTGGTCATCTTTATGCAACAACTTGACTGAAGTCCTCAACTTCTCGGGGCAAATTGTGCCAACAGAGGTACTTCAATCATATCCACTGGTCCTTTTCATGCTTCAAAAAAGGAAGGGAAGCATGATTCTTCCTGCCTCATATCTTATggttaaatattttcttattttttttcatggTCATTCATCTTATTTCtcttttttatgattttatcggTTTTCCTCATTCTTGTTAATATAGAGAATTCCAGGAACCTTATTTGAAGGGTTCACCCAAATGCAGTTGAGCACTTTGGCTGTGAAGGATCGTTTTATGGTGGTAGGTGGCTTCCATGGAGAACTTGTCTGCAAGGTTAGCAGACATACATGAATTATGTATAAGCTAATAATTGACTGCTTATTGTTTTTCCCCTCACTTGGCATGCATAAGTGTTCTTGATTTTGGATCTTTGAGTTGACATTTTAACAATCTTTTGGAAATATTTGATGCATTGAGGGATATAACTAACTGAGGACTCACAGTGATGGAAATTTCATGACTAATTAGCTGTAACCCATGtcataattgttttttttatattttatttaaataaaacagtCCTATCATTAAGGTAAAAAAATAGGGATACAAATACACTAGGGCTGCCCATGAGATCTACAAGAACATTAACTCTTGAACCAACAACTAACCACCTGACATCTAACATACACAGTACTCAAAACCTCATACAATGATCATCAACTCTCTGTTCTTCATTCTCAAATAGCCAATGGTTTATTGCACTCCAAATGTGAAACATGACAGCTGCCATAACCATATACCTCATCTTTGCCAAGGAGGAAGTCCCTCGGTAAATCCCTGTGAAGGCCTTTAGCAGACCTTGATGAGAACCCATGAATTTGTTCATACCTAGCTATTCTCGAATTTTGGTCCATAGAGAATTCGAGAAGTGGCAGCGGAAAACAAATGATCAAAACATTCGATAAAATTACCATAAAGAATACGTTTCTTCTCCACCACATAAAGCTATCTATCTTTAGTCAAAAACTTCCGATGAACAAACAACCATGCATAGAGTGATATAACTTGTGTTTAGGAATGAGGAAATTCTTCCACACCAGTCTAGTTTCCATAATTTGGGGCACTCAACAGAGCTATAGAATCATCCACCGAGCCATGAACCAGGATCTCATCACTTATCGAAAAAATTTTCGTAACAAGACAAGAGTCATTTTTACGTATCACATCCAGTGCATGTGATATAGAACACAGTTCCTACATCCAATCCTAAGCATCTTCTCTTTGTTCTACCTGGTGCAGAATATCCAAACAAAAAATGGAACAAAATCAACATCCCTGAAGGGTTAGCAGTAGCACATATGGGTGTGAAACAATTGCAATAAAAACATGGGACTAGAATATGAAGAGTGATATTGAATAAATGAAATGTAAATCATAATGCATGAGACTCTAAATACTTGGTAGTTGGAATCAGGATAAGTCTAGAGGCCTGATCATCTCTCGTGGTGATATGCTTATAACCAAGGTTCTAAAAAGCGTGAAGCATGACAAAATGTCTAGGTCAAGCTTCGAGCTTTATGTGTTTAAGTGGGTTTAGTACGAGAATAAACGtggaaaaatatgtttttagtTTTTAATAGAATTTCAATTGTATCAAATCAATAAATAGATTGaacacataaacatacaaatttaaaataaatttataaattttggaAATTGTTTTGCTACCAAGAGCAACCACTGAAGAATATTTTGGTGTCtttaagggttttttttttaaactatcaaatatttaatatttaaaatctaacctataaaaataataaagtttTTCGTTAACCAAAAATACTAGCAGCACGCCTTGAATTAATGGTTATGCAGAAGGTTTCAGCATTTGCATTGGATAGACCAATAGTGGTTGTGGAGTATATGAAAGTGGAAACTGCTAATATATTGTGGTGAGTCATGGTAGCTCGTCAGATGATTTGAGTGCAAGAATTAGATATTTCAAGAAGTAGAGAGTTCATAGGAATGTAACATTTTGAAAAATCTTGTGTCATAACGCACTTTATTTAGATTTCTTGTCAAGTAATTGGTGCACTGGTGGAACAGTTTGATTTCTCAAGACTTTCTTGGTTCAAGAAACACTAAGAACATGTGTAAAAATTCCTAATCCTAGAAGAAGCATCTGAACAAATATAGAAAATGTTTCAGTTCAAAGTTAATATACACTCTTCCCCTTGATTACCTCGACTGCGTCCTCGAGTTTTTGATCAGCAAAATGCCACTGAGAATTGCACCTTTAGCTCCAATTGTTGTGAAATACTGTTCTGGTAAATTGTGATACGGTTGGCATTTCCAAATTGCCATGAGAGAATTTATATGGTGAACATTTCAGAATGTTGATAAACCAGGCGTAAGCTTTTGCGCAAGGACCACATATGAGGAGAATGCTATTACAAATGCCATCGAAATATTTGACTGCTCCAGGTATTCTTGTGATTTGATGTCCTTTATTTGTTGACTTGTTTGCACTGTTTAATTTACTCATTTTATAGTGGTGGACTCCATTTCATGGTATCCAACAATGACTGTGGTGTAAGAGAATATGACATGGAAAGGTTTCAGCTCTTAAACCACTTCTGTTTCCCATGGCCAGTTAATGTGAGTTTTCTTTCTGCAATGCATTTTTTTCTCTCCTTTTACTCGGTTCTGCATGCTTACTGGTTTTAAATCGTTCCATTGGATCCGTCCTTCGGGTCACAAAGTGGTCTAATAGATGGTAAATTCAACTTTATCAAGTCTTTTAAGTTATTAAAGTTTATTTCTGGAACTTTCAAATTTTTGTTGCTTCATATGATTGATCATTAGAGCATCTGCTACTTAAATGATcttgtaaatttttttagaaaatagtAAAATACCACCTATGCCTATGTGGTGCTCAGGGGTTCTCACGGTTATGCAAGCAGACACGAGCCACATACTTGCTGTACTTTTGAACGTAAAGCAAAACGTGCATACCTTCAAAAGAACAAAAGTAAAACATGTGCATGCTATTAAAACCTAATGGTCCACAATTAAAAGTTGTGTTTAATCTTTCAAgtcatttcaaaataaaacctTAAAAAACATTCTTACTGAGGTGAATAAAATAGAATAACATTTTAACGCATTCTCAAAAGAAATCTCAGGTAATATATTCTCTAACAGGTTAAATATCAACATAGATTACGCGGAGACATCCCTCTAAGTAGCtggaataattttattttgctaTGAAAATAAGTACAAGTTATATAATGCCATGTTCGAGTGGCTCGTTGCTCCCCGTCtcctttctttccaaatctatcACAATAACCTTCAACAAAGAGGTATTTCTTTTCACAGCGAAAAGATATCCCCTTCGACAAAAACTTTGAAAAGCCCGGATAAGTTTGCCGATGTGGCCTCTAAACACCCCCTTCATGTTTGAATGATTAGGACTATAGTTATTTGAGGCGAAAGACGCACTAAAGCGCTACGATTCCTTGGGGTCTGAAGTGCAAGCTGAAGTAAATAACATTTGGCATAAATTTAAAAAAGTCACGTATAAAGTGATTCATACTATAATAttacttaaattaaattaaatatattttacaaatatatcaaactatgtaaataaaaaattcattaataaataattttgcgTAAATCATAACTAAAGAATAACTTCAATGTGTCTCACAAGTGCATAGTATACTAAGGAATAAAACTTCAATAAGGGCCGGCGACTGTCTGATTGGAATCAATAGAAAGCTAGAAATGAAACTTGTTTTTTTGCTCTTAGTATTTCTGATTTTCTGCTGTTGTGTAATGGTGTAATTATAGTCTGAAGTTTGAGGGAGACTGGGGGAGATCAAGAGTTTACATGCCAATAAATGGACGCAAGGTTTTCCCGTTATTTAATAGTCATGGGCTTTAGTAATCGGACTTCAAAGTTGGTTGGGCTTGGCTTTATTAATTGTACAACGATTTATACATTCATAAGGCGCGCTTTTCTGCGCATTGCACGCTCAAAGCGCGCTTGTCTTAAGCCATGACCCTGGAAGGTTACGAGGTGCGACTGGGTTGCGTCTGTCGCCTAGGCGCAGCCAGCCGCTCGCTTTTAACAACTATGAATTTAGGACTGTCAATAAGTTTGAGTTCGCTCTTTGTTCCTATCATATCTTTTTTTCCAAATCTATCACCTGTACCTTTTCAATAGAGGTGTTTCTTTCCACACCTGTACCTTTTCAACAGAGGTATTTCTTTCCACAGCGAAAAGTTGGAAAAGATATTCCCTCTTAGGCAAGAACTCCTTGAAAAGCCAGGGTAAGTTTCCCGGTGTGGCCTCCAACCATCCCTTTTATGTATGAATAATTTGGACAATCTTTAGCATGACGAGTCGCAAAATATTAACCAACCCATAAACTTTCTATTCGTGTGGAAAATGAGGTAAAAAAAGTACTAATCAGATGTCATGATGTGTGCTTGTATAGAAAATACCACCTATGCCTGTGTGGTGCCCTGGAGGGGAATATTGAAACTGAAGAAACTTGAAACATACAGACCTTTCAGATGATTCTGATTGTGCGATAATTTTTATAAGACAGTATAATGTCCCCTCGAAATTGATGGAAATTCCACATGATACAGCACACATCCATGAACCCAGACGGCAAGCTTCTGACGGTAGTTGGAGACGATTGCGATGGAATACTTTTTGACACTCACAATAGGAAGGTATTCAAGTATTTTCGAGTAGATTTTCACTCAGCTTCATCACATAACTTAGTAATATTACGTTTTAGGTGCAAAATATCAACCTTACTATTTAGCATACTTCCCATGTGTGTTATTATTTGCAGAAAATCGCCTCAATAGTTGGCCACCTAGACTACTCGTTCGCTTGTGCATGGCACCCAAATGGGAGGATCTTTGCCACAGGAAATCAAGATAAGACGTGCCGAGTGTGGGACTTGAGGAAACTTTCCATGCCTGTAGCAATCCTCAAAGGAAATATCGGTGCATTTAGATCGATCCATTTCTCTAAAGACGGGAAATTTATGGTTGTAGCCGAAGCTGCAGATTTCGTGCATGTGTACAATACCCATGAAAACTTCGAGAAGAGGCAAGAGATTGATTTGTTCGGGGAGATAACTGGTGCATCCCTAAGTCCAGACGATGAATCTCTCTATATTGGAGTCTGGGACCGAACATACGCAAGCTTGCTACAGTACAATCGAAGACACTCCTATGGATATCTCGATTCCCTCGTGTGATCGATCATGTCTGATCACATAGTCATAATTATTGTACAATCTTTTGTCTGAAACATGTAGAGATTGAATATATGAATCTTGTTTCGTATTTATATAGTAGAAATAAAAAAGGAAACCATCACTTTGGGTTGAAGTAGTACATGCTAGCTGGAGGGAAGCGAGTTGTATAAACAGTTCTAAATTTGGTGTTTAATTTTGTAAGAGATGATTTTTGTGTTGGAAATTTGAAGTTTGAATAAAAACTATGTTTCATGAATGTGGGAGTGTCTTTTGGctttccacattcttgagttaattgaagagttttggtttttcatattcttgagttaattaatcttgcatGACTCTTGGTGTGCATTTTGGGGTTTATAAATAGTATGTTCATTTCTTCAtttcaaatacatgaaaattttaTCTCTTTCAAGCACtctcttgcatttcatattgttatcTTTCCATTTGGCATCCGTTAAATCTTGGTGATAAAGTAAATATACGT encodes:
- the LOC142547561 gene encoding putative WD repeat-containing protein C2A9.03 isoform X2, with product MSYYEVGQVEYMVDDGDVTDSVDTIDEEYYPAEDANLDEYDMLMKVTDTSAAQARNGKDIQGIPWDRLNIKRESYRLTRLEQYKNYENLSSSGDSVDKGYRLTEKGDKYFDFFHNTRLVKPTILHFQLRNLVWATSKHDVYLISNYSIMHWSSLCNNLTEVLNFSGQIVPTERIPGTLFEGFTQMQLSTLAVKDRFMVVGGFHGELVCKNVDKPGVSFCARTTYEENAITNAIEIFDCSSGGLHFMVSNNDCGVREYDMERFQLLNHFCFPWPVNHTSMNPDGKLLTVVGDDCDGILFDTHNRKKIASIVGHLDYSFACAWHPNGRIFATGNQDKTCRVWDLRKLSMPVAILKGNIGAFRSIHFSKDGKFMVVAEAADFVHVYNTHENFEKRQEIDLFGEITGASLSPDDESLYIGVWDRTYASLLQYNRRHSYGYLDSLV
- the LOC142547561 gene encoding putative WD repeat-containing protein C2A9.03 isoform X1 codes for the protein MSYYEVGQVEYMVDDGDVTDSVDTIDEEYYPAEDANLDEYDMLMKVTDTSAAQARNGKDIQGIPWDRLNIKRESYRLTRLEQYKNYENLSSSGDSVDKSLKGYRLTEKGDKYFDFFHNTRLVKPTILHFQLRNLVWATSKHDVYLISNYSIMHWSSLCNNLTEVLNFSGQIVPTERIPGTLFEGFTQMQLSTLAVKDRFMVVGGFHGELVCKNVDKPGVSFCARTTYEENAITNAIEIFDCSSGGLHFMVSNNDCGVREYDMERFQLLNHFCFPWPVNHTSMNPDGKLLTVVGDDCDGILFDTHNRKKIASIVGHLDYSFACAWHPNGRIFATGNQDKTCRVWDLRKLSMPVAILKGNIGAFRSIHFSKDGKFMVVAEAADFVHVYNTHENFEKRQEIDLFGEITGASLSPDDESLYIGVWDRTYASLLQYNRRHSYGYLDSLV
- the LOC142547561 gene encoding putative WD repeat-containing protein C2A9.03 isoform X3 encodes the protein MRIYLHLVTLLIRLTEKGDKYFDFFHNTRLVKPTILHFQLRNLVWATSKHDVYLISNYSIMHWSSLCNNLTEVLNFSGQIVPTERIPGTLFEGFTQMQLSTLAVKDRFMVVGGFHGELVCKNVDKPGVSFCARTTYEENAITNAIEIFDCSSGGLHFMVSNNDCGVREYDMERFQLLNHFCFPWPVNHTSMNPDGKLLTVVGDDCDGILFDTHNRKKIASIVGHLDYSFACAWHPNGRIFATGNQDKTCRVWDLRKLSMPVAILKGNIGAFRSIHFSKDGKFMVVAEAADFVHVYNTHENFEKRQEIDLFGEITGASLSPDDESLYIGVWDRTYASLLQYNRRHSYGYLDSLV